From a single Osmerus mordax isolate fOsmMor3 chromosome 14, fOsmMor3.pri, whole genome shotgun sequence genomic region:
- the LOC136956459 gene encoding coiled-coil domain-containing protein 152-like translates to MEINKCTSVNLDKLIDNFTQLEQTITDLKGRNNILEIKLDEADRVLKLALTKEMFLIEERDVMLNTVRGLQQTVQQQCDLRVENEKLKSRLAALNRQHERVVEEREAEVRSLVAERGVVAEAHQRELETVRQQCGSEAERVRSETRSKLEAKEAEVRELLGRKEGEVEDMRQRLRDKERERQSEMLKLQMEFGAEMARVQSTSERSQQPPRGYGLQAQNIFKRKLHFLQEEKNREIESLRQRIKELEQQHASGLCDSRLKRKKT, encoded by the exons ATGGAGATTAACAAATGTACATCCGTCAATCTTGACAAACTTATCGACAATTTCACGCAACTTGAACAG ACAATTACAGATCTCAAAGGTAGGAACAACATCCTAGAGATTAAACTGGACGAGGCCGATAGAGTTCTGAAATTAGCATTGACCAAAGAAATGTTTTTGATTGAAG AGAGAGATGTGATGCTGAACACAGTCAGGGGACTCCAGCAGACTGTACAGCAGCAGTGTGACCTCAGAG TGGAGAACGAAAAGCTAAAAAGCAGGCTGGCAGCCCTgaacagacagcatgagagGGTAGTGGAG GAGCGGGAGGCTGAGGTGAGGAGCCTGGTGGCTGAGAGGGGAGTCGTGGCAGAAGCTCACCAGAGGGAGCTGGAGACTGTGCGACAGCAGTGCGGGAGCGAGGCGGAGAGGGTTCGCAGTGAGACACGCAGCAAAC TGGAGGCTAAAGAGGCAGAGGTGAGAGAGCTtctgggaaggaaggagggtgaggttGAGGACATGAGGCAGAGACTCCGGGACAAGGAGCGAGAAAGGCAGAGTGAAATGCTCAAACTGCAAATGGAG TTTGGAGCTGAGATGGCCCGTGTTCAGAGCACGTCTGAGAGGAGCCAGCAGCCTCCTCGGGGCTACGGCCTCCAAGCACAGAACATCTTCAAACGG AAGCTGCATTtcctgcaggaggagaagaaTAGGGAGATTGAGTCCCTACGTCAGAGAATCAAGGAATTGGAACAGCAGCATGCCAGCGGACTGTGCGACTCACGTCTGAAGAGGAAGAAGACCTAG